GGCCGCTCTCGTCCTGCACATTTTTAGATTTTAGAAGATCAATCAGCCGCTTGGCGGCTTTCTCGGTTACGGCGAAGGGTTGTTTCGAATCTCCGGACGGGGGCCCAGGTGTGGGGAGTGATCCGCCGGCCAAAGAATGTTCCGTTGTGTCCATATCAAGTGGGGATGGATGCCATGGGTTGCGGTGGCCGCTCCGGGCTCGTGCCCTCTCCGCCTGAGGCGGACACTTCCCCCATCCTGGAGGTCGGCACCACGTACGGCTTGCGCGTACCGCGATGACGAAGCGGTTGCTCTTCACGAATGAGCTTTTGGAGATACATCAGGCCGTCGGCCAGTGCTTCGGGTCGGGGAGGGCATCCGGGGACGTACACGTCAACCGGAATGACTTTGTCCACGCCGCGGAGGACGGAATAGCCGAGGTCGAAGAGCCCGCCGCAGTTGGAGCAGCTTCCCATCGAGAGGACCCACTTGGGCTCGGTCATCTGTTCCCAAAGAAGGCGGACGCGTGTCGCCATTTTGTACGTGATCGTTCCGGCGATGATCATCACATCGGACTGCCGCGGCGTGGCGCGGAAGATCATACCGAAGCGATCGAGGTCCAATCGCGGCCCGCCGGACTGCATCAGCTCGATTCCGCAGCACGCGGTGGCAAACAGCATGTACCAGAGCGAATTGCTCCGGCTCCAGTTGATGAGATCTTCGAGCTTGGCCACCACCACGGTGCCCGCTTCACTGACCGAATCGCGAATGCCCATCCCGGTTATTATCTCAGAGTTGGGACCAAAGGGCCAATTCGCTCAAGACGACCGCTTAAACAGCAGGCAGGCGTTGGTGCCGCCGAAGCCGAAGGAGTTGGAGAGGGCGTAGCGGATCTCTTGGGCGCGGGGCGTGTTCGGGACGTAGTCCAGATCGCACTTCGGATCGGGAGTGTCGTAGTTGATTGTTGGAGGGAGCATGCGATTCTGAATGGCGAGAACGGTGTAGACGGCCTCAATGGCCCCGGCTGCGCCGAGGGGGTGACCGGTCATCGATTTGGTGGAGCTGACGGCGAGTTTCGCGGTGCGCGGGCCGAAGACCTTCTTGATGGCGGCCGTTTCGTTCATGTCGTTGTATTCGGTGGAAGTGCCGTGGGCATTGATGTAGTCGACCGCCTCCGGACCGACCTGGGCATCGTCCAGAGCCATCTGCATGCAACGAGCTGCGCCTTCGCCCTCGGGCGCCGGGGAGGTCATGTGATAGGCATCTCCGTTGAGGCCATAGCCGACGACCTCCGCAAGGATTTTCGCCCCCCGATTCACGGCGTGTTCCCATTCTTCGAGGACCACAACTGCGCCGCCTTCGGCCAGGATGAAGCCATCGCGCTCTTTCTCGAAAGGACGACTTGCTTTTTGCGGGTCACCGTTCCGAGTGCTGAGCGCCTTCATTGAGCCAAATCCGGCGATGGCCAAAGGGCACACGACCGATTCCGCCCCCCCCCCGAGCATGATATCCGAGGTGCCGTTCTGGATCAGGCGGAAGGCTTCGCCGATGGCGTGGCTGCCCGCGGCGCAGGCCGTGGTGGTGCACAGATTCGGACCCTTGGCGCCGAGCTGGATGGAAACATGCCCGGCGGCCATGTTGGGAATGACGAGGGGGATGAAGAACGGCGTCACGCGCCTGGGGCCTTGTTCCACCAGAGTCGAATGGGTTTTCTCGATCATGGAAAGACCGCCCATGCCGACTCCAATGACGACACCGGCGCGGGAGGCATTGTTTTCGGCAATCGAAAGCTTCGCGTCTTCGACGGCCATCCGGGCGGAGGCCACGGCGAATTGGGAGAAGCGCTCCATCCGGCGGGCCTCTTTCTTTTCGACATAGTTTTCCGGGTTGAAATCCCGCACTTCGCCGGCAATCTGGGTGGGATACGTTGACGCATCGAACTGGCTGATGCGGCCGATACCGGACTTCCCTTCCATGAGGGCCGTCCAGTTCTGGCTCACGCCGGTGCCGAGCGGGGACACGATGCCGAGGCCCGTGACCGCCACCCGCCTGCGCACCGGACCCGGAGAGGGCCGGTTGCTCACTCGCTACTGGGACTGATGCTGCTTGATATAGCCGGTGACGTCCTTGACCGTCTTGATTTTCTCCGCCTGGTCCTCGGGGATTTCAATGCCGAATTCCTCCTCCAGGGACATCATCATTTCCACGATGTCCAGGGAGTCGGCGCCCAGATCGTCCACGATGGAAGAGTCGATCTTCACTTCGTCCACGTCCATTCCAAGCTGCTCTGCGATGATTTCCCTGACGCGCTGTTCGGTGTTTGCTGCTGCTACCATGGGGTTCCTCCCTGTCCCCCGCCCACGTTGGGGCGGGAAACCTTATGGTCACATGTACAAGCCGCCGTTGATGGAAACGACTTGTCCCGTTATGTACGAGGCCTTGTCCGAGGCCAGAAAACAGACGATTTCGGCGACTTCTTCCGGCCGCCCGAAACGTCCCAGTGGAATCTGTTGTTTCATGTTTTCTTTCGCCTTTTCGGGGAGCTTCT
The DNA window shown above is from Nitrospirota bacterium and carries:
- a CDS encoding NADH-quinone oxidoreductase subunit B gives rise to the protein MGIRDSVSEAGTVVVAKLEDLINWSRSNSLWYMLFATACCGIELMQSGGPRLDLDRFGMIFRATPRQSDVMIIAGTITYKMATRVRLLWEQMTEPKWVLSMGSCSNCGGLFDLGYSVLRGVDKVIPVDVYVPGCPPRPEALADGLMYLQKLIREEQPLRHRGTRKPYVVPTSRMGEVSASGGEGTSPERPPQPMASIPT
- the fabF gene encoding beta-ketoacyl-ACP synthase II, with amino-acid sequence MRRRVAVTGLGIVSPLGTGVSQNWTALMEGKSGIGRISQFDASTYPTQIAGEVRDFNPENYVEKKEARRMERFSQFAVASARMAVEDAKLSIAENNASRAGVVIGVGMGGLSMIEKTHSTLVEQGPRRVTPFFIPLVIPNMAAGHVSIQLGAKGPNLCTTTACAAGSHAIGEAFRLIQNGTSDIMLGGGAESVVCPLAIAGFGSMKALSTRNGDPQKASRPFEKERDGFILAEGGAVVVLEEWEHAVNRGAKILAEVVGYGLNGDAYHMTSPAPEGEGAARCMQMALDDAQVGPEAVDYINAHGTSTEYNDMNETAAIKKVFGPRTAKLAVSSTKSMTGHPLGAAGAIEAVYTVLAIQNRMLPPTINYDTPDPKCDLDYVPNTPRAQEIRYALSNSFGFGGTNACLLFKRSS
- the acpP gene encoding acyl carrier protein — its product is MVAAANTEQRVREIIAEQLGMDVDEVKIDSSIVDDLGADSLDIVEMMMSLEEEFGIEIPEDQAEKIKTVKDVTGYIKQHQSQ